The genomic segment AGAcaggtctgcctctccgactgcgcTTCCCGAAAGCAAGTGATGTAGGCCACGCTCCCCGAGCTGTATTTgttctctccccgctccgtgtATCTCCTGCAGATccgcctctctgactgctcttcccgaaaATGGCAACTGAGAAGTTACCCTTTGGATGTAAGGAAGTGGAAAATCAAATTATTTCAAATAAAATTGCCAAAGTAGGAcaaggacacaggttcaaatcaaTAAAAGGCAAATTTAGGACTATTAATAGGCAAATTATACTTCATAAAAAGTGATCAATGCAGGGAATAAATTTCCAGATAAGAAGCAGAGGCAAAATTCTGAAGCTATTTAAGAACAAGATGCTGTTATGGAAGGACTTCCAAGATCTTACTGCTGGGAGGAATTAAGACTGTTTGTCTTATTACGTATTTATCCTGAGATTCCAGCTGGGAAGTACATCTGAGCAGACATCATGTCACTGATCCATCCTATGAGAAATAAGTTCATTGATACTCATGTCTAGACTTGCACATTAGAAATGGCCATTTCAGGCTGCCACCAAAAAGACAACCAGCTCCAGTGGAACTGTACCTTCAGGAAAGAGGCAAAACCAAGAAGGGAAGGGCAATGGCAGTTTGGGCAGCTGCCAGTGCAGAGCTTAGTTCTGTTGCTGTGTCTTCAGTTACAAAGTTACTCAACGTTATACCAGTTTTATGACTGAAAAAAAACTTGAGTTTTTAGATTTTCATTGGCATGTTGGAAGAAATCAGTTCTTGAGCTTTGTTTGAATGACTTcgctttattttgttttaaataacTTAATTTCAATTCTGAATGACATCTCTTCAAATCTAACCTTTTATTTTCCCCCAATGGTCTACCATTATTGTTTGCTGCTGGTTTTCAAAGTCATCCTCTCTCCTACCAACCAAAGAGTGTGCTACTGGTGGACCTACTCAAGTTCATGCAAGTAGGAATATGATCAATTGTACCAGTTACATGCTGTCAGCCGATTTAATTTGTTAAAAGCAGTGGTTCAATCCGAAGCATGTATGATCTCTGCTCCAGTAGCTGCACCTGCAGCTGTAAGCAAATAAAATTTTCCACTGGTGAAAGCCACCAGTGAAGATACATTATGCATCTTCCTGTAGTGCAGAGCAGTTCGTTCAGTAGTTCAACAGCAAGATTTATTTTTTAGACCAGAAGAAATATTTATTTACATTTAACTGTGCAACTGCTGCACTACATGTGTTTGCTGGGCAGCAGTCATATCTAAACATCTGTGACCAGCTGCCAAGTCAAGCAGTGTGGAAAATACCACCAAAAGTTCAAAGCTGAATTGCAAAGTGGTGAACGAACAGGAAAAAGGACAATACATAAACTGCCATGACAAGAAGTGATGTCGAACAGATAATCATTTTTACCACACTGGAATGCGTTTTCGACCATGTGACACTTGGACCTTCTCATTAGGACAAAGATCATAAGACTTCCGTGAGCTGAACTGCAATGTATTTCAACAAGTTTTTAAACTTACAACAAAGTATGTTTGCTCCATCGGAACAGAGGCGCAAAAAATTCTGGCTTCATGTACTGGTTACCCAGATTTTACACCAGGTTACCAAACTGGCGCAGTCTCTTAAGGTATTTTCTGGGACCAAAACCCCCTCACTCCATTAGGGCTGTGATCACTTTTTCACAATTTCCGAAGATGAAGACAGTGCTCAATTAAAACAACTTTTTCAGTTCGAACAGTTGTATTGTTACAATGCATGGTATTTTTACTGAAATCATCCTTGTATTTCCTCCAGAGTTCATTTCTTCCTACGGATCTTGGGTTTTTTGACTGGCCTCAGATATGGATTGTCAATCATTGGCTCTTCATTACTCTTACTGTTAGATAAGCCCGAGTTCTGTTGCAACATGGTATTTTCCTTTTCAGCAGACATTTCATCCTAGAAAAGAGACATTTGCTTTGTTACATAacatttacaatacagccagcagtgCAAGAAAAAACACCTCATTGCTTACAATACAGGCAGCATGGTGAGAAATATTTCcccttctctgtccctttaaaaatAAAGCTGAACTTTAGTAATTTTGAGCGTCATTTGAACTAACATGGGCACAGAAGGCGATAAAGCTATCTGGGAAGGATTCCAATGCAATAATCTTATTCCACGGTGGAGAATTGTTACATAAATAGACAGGCCAGCACCATTTAAGCCTTCAACTTAATTATTTTGCTGTTATTCTAAGCTATCCACAATCAATGAACAAAAGACCGTTTACGTATAAAAATGTTATCAacatttaaaatttattcatgtaAACTTGTCCAAAGAGGCAATTCTGCCTATATCTGCAATATAGGGACAGGCCAAATGTATCACGCTCCCCCAATAACTGGGGCAGTATTGGAGTCTGAAACCTATTTAACCAGAAAATGGTTGTTAACAGGGAGTGAATTCACCAAATTGCGGGCTGgggatccttttttaaaaaaaaggaaacatgGAGCCATAAAAACAAGGAACAGCTCTGATCTGATCCTGCATCTGCTGAGTTAACCATTGCTAATGCTTCAACTGACCTCTGCCTTTTAGTCAGAGCTGTGATGTTAATCGTCTCTGATACCAATATATCTGTTGGTaggattatttagtattttgacTAATTTTATTATGCAGTGGCTAACTGATCTTCACAATTTTACTTTATATCGATTTTGTATTCAATAATAACTTCAGATGTTTATTTTaactatagtgcctttaatgtaatgataGGTCCCACAGCACTTGAGgagtgttaccaaacaaaatttaatACCAGGTCACGTTAGGAGAATAGACAGCTTTCAAGGGAGGGATGTCTTAAAGGTAACTATTAAGGTTGTCCAAAGATACACAATTAACTTAAGCAATTCTTTGTACTACAACATCTGACAAAAGCCCAGGAGTCATTGAACTCACACTGCAAAGCACAACTTATAAGTTCTGCAGTATGATGAAAAAAAGTGCTGGAGGCAGCAAAAATACCGATTTCTAAACAGGGCTAAAGGATAACCTAACTCCCCAACAAGGAGCAGAACTGGAGGGCAGCAAGTCACAAAATCTTTTTCAAGGGAGGTAAACACAGGGACTCCATATTACAAGGTACTGTCACTTGCCAACattgtagaaaataaaatttTGCAATGAGAGGGTACTGGAAACATACTGTGTTCATATTTAGTGCaacattctctgtatcagtctgaTCATCCTGCTCTGAGGAATCTGTCTCCTCCATCTGCTGCAGCTCAAGTTCGGATGGTAGCAAGGCGTTTAGGTAAGGAATTGTGGTAGTCCGCGCAGCAATCActttaaaaaaagtttaaaaaaatatatattttaatctAAGCGAGGAACTTCAGGATTAGCAGACATTGTGCACTTCCCTTCTTGTTACTAATGATTTCCAAGGGACATAATTACATTTCTTAATAAAACATTGATACAACAGCTAAGTTCTAAACAACTGATTTCAAACTTGACATGTTGTATATCAATATTTTTTAACATAAGACATTTGAAAAACTGAATAAAAATGACATGCTAAATTTATCACCGTCGTAACATCGCAGCCAGAACTTTCTACTTCGTGTACCAATGTTGTGTTTGCAATAACATCATATTCCCAAAAATGAATCAGCAAGACATCTCCTTACAACTGTCAACAGTGAGTAAACCTACAATAGATAATTTTGCCTTGAGGTCACATATCAAAATAGTCCTACTAGTTGTCCACAATTCATTTCTATTATCTGCAGTTGGAGTCCCATGaaatatttcattttaaaaattaatttttaggatgtgggtgacagtgggaagctggcatttaatgcccatccctattttCCCTGGTGATGTGCCTTCTTAAACCACGGCAGTCCATGCTTGCactagtttgatacaactgaatggcttaccAGGCCAGTTGAAAAAGGTGTACAACCGGAGTTTCATATTTGGCAGAACAGCGGGTAGCCCTAATTAATCAGCTTCATGATCACTCTTATTGATAACCAATCTTCTTTTTTTATTTCCAGGTTTTGTAAACTGAATTTCAATTCATAAgctgccatggttggatttgatctcccattctctggattactaatgtaTCAACATAACCACTATGTTACTGTTCCCACTAAACTGATTTCCAAGATTAGCAGAGAGTCTGTATGGAAACAAATGGGACAGCCAGTCTCAGAATGTTGAGTGTATTAAAGCAGCTTCAGGACTCAATAATTACCCaactttgaaaaattaaaatcagttttgcatcagttttgtAACTACAACAGTCAATTCAGAGTGAGCAAAACCTTCACGATGCACTGGGTTGGTTTTCTATTCTCCAAGTACTCCAGGGTTGCAACTGTGCAAACTCCATCTATTCACTTCTGCCTCCTTGCTGCACCCACTAAAAAAAACTTCACACAAACTTACCCTCTTCTGCCAAACTATTCTTATACAAAAGTAAAACTACATGCTTACATGGGAATGTTGAGACATCATCTTTAAacagactctctgtctctcctgtctTGGCCATAAATCTGGTCAGAGCTCGCTCCACATCTCTTCTCTGTGATGCGGCTTTCTCCCTCAGCACTTGGTAATCAGAAACTGGCTCTCTGATTGTCTAACAGTGGGGAAAAAAACGTACTTGAATATCCACACAAGATGTTGTGAAGCAAATTTTGTTCTTCTGAGCTAAAGTCAGTTGGTATTACGGGCAAATAATCTCTCGTAGCATACTGTCAAAAGTTAAAAACCCAAAGAGCAATCTCCTTTTCTCATCTTTATCTCCCCACCAGAGACATAACAATAATACACCTGAGTTTGATTCACTTATTTGTTAATCTTGAAAATCCCACTTGCTTAAAACAAACCTATGTAAAAGTTTTACAAATAGATTTGTTCCAATGGTATTAATCTGCAAATTCTGAAAGGAGGTAAAATGGGGGTAACGCTGAATTGTTAATCCAATTAATTTAAAACACCACCTTAActttgttctgatgaaaagtcatcgaccTGAAGTATTGGGCCAGATTTTGTTGTCAAAGTAACAGTCAAAAAATGGTGCTCACCATTAGTTATGTGCAAATTAGTTTTCACTTGTGTAGTTAACAATGATACAagcacatggagtagttgaggtggaCAACATAGATGCATTTGAGAGAAAGTTAGATATGTACATGAGGGGGTTGGATAGAGGGTAGGCTTGTGTGAATTATAAATATCTGCATgatcagttgggccgaatggcccatttCAATACTGTAAATTCTATATAAATGGCACAGCAACTTTAGGCAAGggacagggatgggcaatatatgctggcctagctagtgacagcaacatcccatgaacgaatataagaAAAAGTTGCAAGGTTAAACGCAAATATCCAAATCCTGATGGCTGGGTTGATTGCTCCACCATTACCTTCACGAAACTGGTACCTCGTTGCCTGCCTCATCATCGAAATGCATTGAATGGTGTGAAGTTGCTGCATTTGTGATAGATACAAACTAACTCTCAAAGTTACATCTGGTCATTTCAAGTGTAAGAACCCTTTTAATAACTTGATAAGTGTTAATTGCTGCCAATCAATTTCCCTGTCACTACAAATAAACTATTACAAGTTTGGAGGCTCATTCCTTCAGGTATTAATTGTTGGagcttttaaaaatgtcaaatttaaaattattttgagAAAATATTTTCctctgtcttttttttttgctcccTTATGATCCAGTTTTCCTTTCTTCAACATTGCATTCACCTTCTCTAATTCACACTTCCTTCTTAAGTCCTTATAGTATTGTCTCTTAATCCTTCAATTTGACTGGCTAAGGAGTTGCTTGTCCTGTTCACTCAGGTCCCTGATGCCCTTACTGTGCCATTACTAGCACATGCTACGGCAACTTTCCacgcaaaaaaaaaaaatagaaagccTAAACCTACAGGGCAAGTCTAATGGGAAATGTCTAGCTACTGCAAAATCTGGCCCTTTAGcttagtttctctctccactgttgcCGCCTAATCTGAGTtttttttctagcaatttttggTTTCCATTTTAGTTTTTCAGActtcacagcattttgcttttgttttcatTAACTCTGCTCTCATTACATTAAAATTCATTACTTTTTATTTCAGTCAAAATGGGATTTGAAAAATTTAAACTGCCCCCTTTTCAATTTATGCATTCTAAATGCCtccttttcaaaatagtgcctctTCTGGAAAGTGCACCTAGCATTAACACGATAGCGCTCATACATCTTTTACAATTCACAGACCAACCAACAGCTTTGAAGGTGGTCAAATTAATTCACAAATTTGTGATTTGCTGCATTGCTTACTAAATTATACTACAAGTGTGAAACAAGACACAATAAGGCCAAACATCTAGCTTTTACACTTACAGGTGTCTTTATATAGGTGTGAGGATCAGGGAACTCTGGAAAATGCCCTGGGATATATGAGGGGTGCGTTCTCTTCTGTCCAGTAGAAAGTGCTCTGGGGGTTGCTGGGGTATTTGTGACAGGAGCTTGAAGGAAAAATAAAACTATCAGAAGTTGATCACCATCTGAGCAGGGGCAGAAGCTAGGCCATTTCAACTGGCCTTAGCATTCCCAAATTCTTCATCTtcttctcttccccaccccattTGAAAAGTACATTCGGTATTAGGTCCCTGGGCTAGAAAGTGACAATACAAaccaagaagaaaagaaaatcagCAACCTCTAGCAGATCACAAACTAGTGCGCCTGCACAAAAACTTGGTGAGGTGTGTATCAGGATAGCTGTGATATCCTTAGAGTCAAATGTCCCGCTAATGGTCAGCACACTCATATACAAAGAAAGATCACCCAACTGACTTACTAAAGGGGTGTAATCGGATTGATAACATAAACAACCTTTAGGAAACAGAGGGGAAAATACTTGTGAGGCAAGCAACATCAATGCATAAAGCTGTGAGAGACCGTCATGTTCAATGGCTGCTCAAGGTTCCCAGCAGGTCAACATTTAATGTAAATGGATTGTTTTGCTAAGAAGCAAATCAGAGGGAAACAATGAAGTTTGGTACGGTTTTCTTCTCTGCATCTTAAGAACTGCCGTTTGCTTTCAAGCCACTGACAATTATCAGCTTGTGAAGTAAACCATTTGGTATGGTTTCACACTGATTTAAAGCTCCCAAAAACATGCAGAAataaaaacatacaaattgcattA from the Carcharodon carcharias isolate sCarCar2 chromosome 9, sCarCar2.pri, whole genome shotgun sequence genome contains:
- the taf8 gene encoding transcription initiation factor TFIID subunit 8 isoform X1 — encoded protein: MNICIPSLNVVQALLHVDTDGRDSDNPLIARMTTASVSDTYTPADATCRVSVENVTQKSSSSKASMSPSDNYYLARRRTLQVVVSSLLTEAGFDAAEKAAVETLTEMLQSYLSEIGRSAKVYCEHSARTQPTLSDVVVTLAEMGFNVDNIQAYAKRSQRMVITAPPVTNTPATPRALSTGQKRTHPSYIPGHFPEFPDPHTYIKTPTIREPVSDYQVLREKAASQRRDVERALTRFMAKTGETESLFKDDVSTFPLIAARTTTIPYLNALLPSELELQQMEETDSSEQDDQTDTENVALNMNTDEMSAEKENTMLQQNSGLSNSKSNEEPMIDNPYLRPVKKPKIRRKK
- the taf8 gene encoding transcription initiation factor TFIID subunit 8 isoform X2, giving the protein MTTASVSDTYTPADATCRVSVENVTQKSSSSKASMSPSDNYYLARRRTLQVVVSSLLTEAGFDAAEKAAVETLTEMLQSYLSEIGRSAKVYCEHSARTQPTLSDVVVTLAEMGFNVDNIQAYAKRSQRMVITAPPVTNTPATPRALSTGQKRTHPSYIPGHFPEFPDPHTYIKTPTIREPVSDYQVLREKAASQRRDVERALTRFMAKTGETESLFKDDVSTFPLIAARTTTIPYLNALLPSELELQQMEETDSSEQDDQTDTENVALNMNTDEMSAEKENTMLQQNSGLSNSKSNEEPMIDNPYLRPVKKPKIRRKK